A single Blastococcus colisei DNA region contains:
- a CDS encoding glucose-6-phosphate dehydrogenase, which produces MTQATSRSFVILGGTGDLSGRLLLPGVAELVDAGLLEGVDVLAVSQEDWSDGEYRDWARDRLAEHAGHVPEASRERVVERLGYRHGDVTLSADLRSALARVEGAPVVYLALPNTVFLPTLEALTEVGLPDGAVVAVEKPFGRNLADARRLNAVLHRLLPEESIFRTDHFLGMQTVLNILGLRFANRVFEPLWNATHIERVDIVFDETIGLEGRAGYYDTAGALKDMLQNHLLQMLAVVAMEPPAAVDARSLAARKADVLRAVRPPEDMQRDTVRGRYTAGAVRGRPLPDYAAEDGVEPDRGTETYAEYTVGIDNWRWAGVPFRLRSGKALGADRHEIVLRFKPVPHMAFGGEAPEPDVLRLRLDPDGIALEINLNGAGDPFEIERRSLDIALPPTRLSAYGLLLKEMLDGNAALSISDVEAEESWRIVEPILAAWQAGDVPLREYPAGSDGPTRHP; this is translated from the coding sequence ATGACGCAGGCGACGTCCCGGTCGTTCGTGATCCTCGGGGGCACGGGTGACCTCTCGGGCCGGCTGCTGCTGCCCGGGGTGGCCGAGCTGGTCGACGCCGGGCTGCTCGAGGGCGTCGACGTGCTGGCCGTCAGCCAGGAGGACTGGTCCGACGGCGAGTACCGGGACTGGGCGCGGGACCGGCTGGCCGAGCACGCGGGTCATGTGCCGGAGGCGTCGCGGGAGCGGGTCGTCGAGCGGCTGGGGTACCGGCACGGCGACGTGACCCTCTCCGCCGACCTGCGGTCAGCCCTCGCCCGCGTGGAGGGAGCACCGGTCGTCTACCTGGCGCTGCCGAACACCGTCTTCCTGCCCACCCTCGAGGCACTGACCGAGGTCGGGTTGCCGGACGGGGCCGTCGTCGCCGTCGAGAAGCCGTTCGGGCGCAACCTGGCCGACGCACGGCGGCTCAACGCCGTCCTCCACCGACTCCTGCCCGAGGAGTCGATCTTCCGCACCGACCACTTCCTGGGCATGCAGACGGTGCTCAACATCCTGGGGCTGCGGTTCGCCAACCGGGTGTTCGAGCCGCTGTGGAACGCGACGCACATCGAACGGGTCGACATCGTGTTCGACGAGACCATCGGCCTCGAGGGGCGGGCCGGCTACTACGACACGGCCGGCGCGCTGAAGGACATGCTGCAGAACCACCTGCTGCAGATGCTGGCCGTCGTGGCGATGGAGCCGCCGGCCGCGGTGGACGCCCGCAGCCTGGCGGCACGGAAGGCCGACGTGCTGCGCGCCGTCCGGCCGCCGGAGGACATGCAGCGGGACACCGTGCGCGGCCGGTACACCGCCGGCGCCGTCCGGGGGCGGCCGCTGCCCGACTACGCGGCCGAGGACGGCGTCGAACCGGACCGCGGCACCGAGACCTATGCCGAGTACACGGTCGGCATCGACAACTGGCGGTGGGCCGGCGTCCCCTTCCGGCTGCGCTCCGGCAAGGCGCTGGGCGCGGACCGGCACGAGATCGTGCTGCGGTTCAAGCCCGTGCCGCACATGGCGTTCGGCGGCGAGGCCCCCGAACCCGACGTGCTCCGGCTGCGGCTGGACCCCGACGGCATCGCGCTGGAGATCAACCTCAACGGGGCGGGGGACCCGTTCGAGATCGAGCGGCGTTCCCTCGACATCGCGCTGCCCCCCACGCGGCTCTCGGCGTACGGGCTGCTGCTCAAGGAGATGCTCGACGGGAACGCCGCGCTGTCGATCAGCGACGTCGAGGCGGAGGAGTCGTGGCGGATCGTCGAGCCCATCCTCGCCGCGTGGCAGGCGGGGGACGTGCCTCTCCGCGAGTACCCCGCCGGCTCCGACGGGCCCACGCGGCACCCCTGA